One segment of Dolichospermum sp. DET69 DNA contains the following:
- a CDS encoding efflux RND transporter permease subunit, translating to MVQTNKSESARESFNISKLAIKFSWLTVCFWIGIAVAGVLAFSSLKYALFPDITFPVVVVNVQAPLTNALDTEEKLTKPLEESLKSLAGLEDIRSSTYPGQTAVSLSFVVGTNLETATSKISQIVNQLNLPKDANKKIIPLNLNESAAVSYAIESASGKIDNLQQLAKDKIIPAIAKIPGVLKVSLLGDGNNTPPQTRSQQRRGAGPAPMSQKAEKKENALLPPVGTLIRFNGKDALAFQVIKKGDANTLEVVSRVEKEVQQLRSSLKDVTLTLAATQAEYIRNATHSTIDALIEAIVLSVVVIFPFLWNWQATLISALAIPISLLGTFIVMAIYGFNLETITLLALALVIGSIVDDAIVDVENIMRHIEEGKTPREAALIATNEIGLTVTAATLTAVAVFLPIGLMGGVIGQFFKPFGITVSAAMLTSLLVARTLSPVLAIYWLKAKPSNSPQKQSKIWLEFDQAYRNLLAWSLKHRLIVVGLAVGSFIAGIALIPLIPKGFIPKLDRGEFNIVYTAPLPSFPADLAQGVPGGQGQPGGQPGEPGQKDKLGNSSLSAAALAALSSSIPMTNPLNDSLDVAKKLEKVVRNSPAVATVFTTVGSREGEPNKGTLYVKLKAEREVQTAEVQDQLRAALPKLVGVTTSVEDIQFVDTGGQKPLQIALQGNDIKALTTAAKAVKNRIEKISGFADVTITGASYQQNAILQIERLNNQRVVYIGANLGQNLTLGDATDQVVAEAKAIIPAGVSLNLGGDSARQNEVFGSFGTTLGLSALCIIVVLVWLFKSWVDPIVIGLSLPLAVVGALLTLLFTKSDFGMISLIGFVFLLGITNKNAILIVDYINQLRDSGLERTEAILKAGPVRLRPIMMTTAATILGMVPIALGLGAGSELRSPMAVSIAGGLVSSTILSLFVVPVFYAILDDWFPRKKVTSKN from the coding sequence ATGGTACAAACCAATAAATCAGAATCTGCACGCGAAAGCTTCAATATTTCCAAATTAGCAATTAAGTTTTCTTGGTTGACGGTGTGTTTTTGGATAGGGATAGCGGTAGCTGGTGTCCTCGCTTTCAGTTCCCTCAAATATGCTTTATTTCCAGATATCACCTTTCCCGTAGTGGTGGTAAATGTTCAAGCACCCTTAACCAATGCCTTAGATACGGAAGAAAAATTGACTAAACCACTGGAGGAAAGTCTAAAATCACTAGCAGGACTTGAGGATATTCGTTCATCAACTTATCCTGGTCAAACGGCTGTTAGTCTATCTTTCGTTGTCGGTACTAATTTAGAAACTGCGACAAGCAAAATTTCGCAAATAGTCAATCAGTTAAATCTACCCAAGGATGCAAATAAAAAAATCATCCCTTTGAATCTGAACGAATCAGCCGCTGTCAGCTATGCGATTGAAAGTGCCTCGGGGAAGATTGATAATTTACAGCAACTAGCAAAAGATAAAATTATTCCAGCGATCGCTAAAATACCAGGAGTGCTAAAAGTCTCCCTATTAGGAGATGGTAACAATACACCACCCCAAACAAGGAGTCAGCAACGTAGGGGCGCAGGGCCTGCGCCCATGAGTCAGAAAGCAGAAAAAAAAGAAAATGCTTTATTACCCCCAGTGGGGACATTAATCAGGTTTAATGGTAAAGACGCTTTAGCCTTTCAGGTAATTAAAAAAGGTGATGCTAATACCTTAGAAGTAGTTAGTCGGGTAGAGAAAGAAGTCCAACAGCTAAGGTCTAGCTTAAAAGATGTTACCCTCACCTTAGCTGCTACCCAAGCAGAATATATCCGCAATGCCACCCATTCCACCATAGATGCACTGATAGAAGCAATTGTCCTATCGGTAGTTGTTATCTTTCCCTTTTTATGGAATTGGCAAGCTACCCTGATTTCAGCTTTAGCTATTCCCATATCTTTGTTAGGGACATTTATCGTTATGGCGATATATGGATTTAATTTAGAAACTATCACCCTATTAGCTTTAGCCTTGGTAATTGGCTCAATAGTTGATGATGCTATAGTAGATGTTGAAAACATCATGCGGCATATTGAAGAAGGGAAAACCCCCCGCGAAGCCGCCCTGATAGCCACTAATGAAATTGGTTTAACTGTCACCGCAGCCACTTTGACAGCGGTAGCAGTATTTTTACCCATCGGTTTAATGGGTGGAGTCATTGGTCAGTTTTTCAAACCCTTTGGGATTACTGTTTCCGCTGCTATGCTGACATCTTTGTTAGTAGCACGGACGTTATCACCAGTCTTAGCTATTTACTGGCTCAAAGCTAAACCATCCAATTCTCCCCAGAAACAAAGTAAAATTTGGCTAGAATTTGATCAAGCTTACCGGAACTTGTTAGCCTGGTCATTGAAGCACCGCTTGATAGTTGTTGGTTTGGCTGTAGGTAGTTTCATTGCTGGTATCGCCCTGATTCCCCTGATTCCCAAAGGGTTTATTCCCAAACTCGACCGAGGAGAATTTAATATTGTTTATACTGCTCCTTTACCTAGTTTTCCTGCGGATCTTGCACAAGGGGTGCCAGGAGGACAAGGACAACCAGGAGGACAACCAGGAGAACCGGGACAAAAAGATAAATTAGGAAATTCGTCTTTGTCTGCTGCGGCTTTAGCTGCTTTATCATCTTCTATTCCCATGACTAATCCTTTAAATGATTCTTTGGATGTTGCGAAGAAACTGGAAAAAGTAGTGAGGAATTCCCCCGCAGTGGCAACGGTGTTTACTACTGTGGGTTCTCGTGAAGGTGAGCCAAACAAGGGTACGCTGTACGTTAAGCTCAAAGCGGAGCGAGAAGTGCAAACGGCAGAAGTACAAGACCAACTCCGCGCTGCTTTGCCAAAATTGGTAGGTGTAACTACAAGTGTAGAAGATATTCAGTTTGTAGATACAGGTGGGCAAAAACCTCTGCAAATAGCTTTACAGGGTAATGATATCAAGGCTTTGACTACAGCCGCTAAAGCGGTTAAAAACCGAATTGAAAAAATATCTGGTTTTGCTGATGTGACTATTACAGGTGCATCTTACCAACAAAACGCGATTTTACAAATTGAACGTTTGAATAATCAGCGAGTAGTTTATATCGGTGCTAATCTGGGTCAAAATTTAACTTTAGGTGATGCAACTGATCAGGTGGTAGCTGAGGCTAAAGCTATTATACCTGCGGGTGTTTCTTTGAATTTAGGGGGAGACTCTGCCCGTCAGAATGAAGTTTTTGGTAGTTTCGGCACAACTTTGGGATTATCGGCACTTTGTATTATTGTGGTGCTGGTTTGGTTGTTTAAAAGTTGGGTAGACCCCATAGTTATTGGTCTTTCTTTACCTTTAGCTGTGGTTGGGGCGCTGCTGACACTGCTATTTACAAAAAGTGATTTTGGGATGATTTCTCTGATTGGTTTTGTGTTTTTGCTGGGGATTACTAACAAAAATGCCATCTTAATCGTAGATTACATTAACCAGTTACGGGATTCTGGACTAGAACGAACTGAGGCAATTCTCAAAGCAGGACCTGTACGTTTGCGGCCAATTATGATGACTACGGCGGCGACAATTTTG